The Candidatus Methylomirabilota bacterium genome includes a region encoding these proteins:
- a CDS encoding HD domain-containing phosphohydrolase: MSPAPAPGALTAIDRLVVSLVAGINMRALYGADHPALASHVERILQAVATACQEMGKDALTFLVVGQDLVVESQPLRTGSLYHQQFIRALTRRSVERLTIGRDVDTEECVRFLTPMALGGAPVSTRHIVVGRVELLSPEGLALGRGGGGGGAGGGGGDDSPIELLTAQSVDGARDAFTEFRSDRQGGLVRLEQVVWSLMDALQRATREILPLAPLKTHDDYTFVHSVNVSLLTLAQARSFGIEGSRLHAIGLAAFLHDIGKLKIPLEVLNKPGKLEGEEWRIMMSHAQEGATHLCGVEAVHPLAILVAYEHHMRYDGQANYPIPRVNRRPTLASQLTSISDVYDAICTTRPYAKARSREFALNVLTERIGTFHSPALVANFVRMARVDTAPAAPGDA; encoded by the coding sequence ATGAGCCCCGCGCCGGCGCCGGGTGCGCTCACCGCGATCGATCGGCTCGTGGTCAGCCTGGTCGCGGGGATCAACATGCGGGCGCTGTACGGGGCCGACCACCCCGCGCTGGCCAGTCACGTCGAGCGCATCCTCCAAGCGGTGGCCACCGCGTGCCAGGAGATGGGCAAGGACGCGCTCACGTTCCTGGTGGTGGGGCAGGACCTGGTCGTCGAGAGCCAGCCGCTGCGCACCGGCAGCCTCTACCACCAGCAGTTCATCCGCGCGCTGACCCGGCGCAGCGTGGAGCGGCTGACCATCGGGCGCGACGTCGACACCGAGGAGTGCGTGCGCTTCCTCACCCCGATGGCGCTGGGCGGCGCGCCGGTGTCGACGCGTCACATCGTGGTGGGCCGCGTGGAGCTGCTCTCGCCGGAAGGGCTCGCGCTCGGTCGGGGCGGCGGAGGCGGCGGCGCGGGGGGCGGCGGCGGGGACGACTCCCCGATCGAGCTGCTCACCGCGCAGAGCGTGGACGGGGCGCGCGACGCGTTCACCGAGTTCCGGAGCGACCGCCAGGGCGGCCTGGTACGTCTCGAGCAGGTGGTGTGGAGCCTCATGGACGCGCTCCAGCGGGCCACCCGCGAGATCCTGCCGCTGGCCCCGCTCAAGACCCACGACGACTACACGTTCGTCCACTCGGTGAACGTGTCCCTCCTGACCCTGGCCCAGGCGCGCTCCTTCGGAATCGAGGGCTCGCGACTGCACGCGATCGGGCTGGCCGCCTTCCTCCACGACATCGGCAAGCTCAAGATTCCCCTCGAGGTGCTGAACAAGCCCGGCAAGCTCGAGGGAGAGGAGTGGCGGATCATGATGAGCCACGCGCAGGAGGGCGCGACGCATCTCTGCGGCGTCGAGGCCGTGCACCCGCTCGCCATCCTGGTGGCCTACGAGCACCACATGCGCTACGACGGCCAGGCGAACTATCCGATCCCGCGCGTCAACCGCCGGCCCACGCTGGCCAGCCAGCTCACCTCGATCTCAGACGTCTACGACGCGATCTGCACCACGCGGCCGTACGCCAAGGCCCGCTCGCGGGAGTTCGCGCTGAACGTGCTCACCGAGCGGATCGGCACCTTCCACAGCCCCGCCCTGGTGGCCAACTTCGTCAGGATGGCCCGCGTCGACACGGCGCCCGCCGCGCCGGGAGACGCCTGA
- a CDS encoding malic enzyme-like NAD(P)-binding protein, translated as MQNTPVASYSLTVRVTIANKPGMLGKVTSAIGEAGGDIGAVDLVEAGQKEMTRDITFKSSDEAHGQRIVERLRGVPDVTVVNVSDRTFLMHLGGKIEVNGRVTVKTRDDLSMAYTPGVARVCMAIHDDPEKAYNLTIKQHTVAVVTDGSAVLGLGDIGPAAALPVMEGKCLIFKSFAGVDAFPIALATKDVDEIVRTVKAISPIFGGINLEDISAPRCFEIEERLQAELDIPVFHDDQHGTAVVTLAALLNALKIVNKKLDDVKIVFTGAGASAIATAKLLMLEGARNIVACDRAGALYRGRNENMNPMKTWFAEHTNADNRKGTVRDAMVGADVFIGLSGPGVVKVDDLGAMNRDAIVFAMANPTPEIMPEEAGKYVRVMATGRSDYPNQINNSCGFPGFFKGLFDVRARRVNDEMKLAAAHALADIVSDSELCEEYITPSMFDARVVPAVASAVADTAVKTGVARRKRG; from the coding sequence ATGCAGAACACGCCCGTCGCCAGCTATAGCCTCACCGTCCGCGTCACCATCGCGAACAAGCCGGGCATGCTCGGCAAGGTCACCTCCGCCATCGGCGAGGCCGGTGGCGACATCGGCGCCGTCGACCTGGTGGAAGCGGGTCAGAAGGAGATGACGCGCGACATCACCTTCAAGTCCTCGGACGAGGCCCACGGCCAGCGCATCGTCGAGCGGCTGCGCGGGGTGCCCGACGTCACGGTGGTCAACGTGTCCGACCGCACCTTTCTCATGCACCTGGGCGGCAAGATCGAGGTCAACGGCCGGGTGACGGTGAAGACGCGCGACGACCTCTCGATGGCCTACACCCCGGGGGTGGCGCGCGTCTGCATGGCGATCCACGACGATCCCGAGAAGGCCTACAACCTCACGATCAAGCAGCACACGGTGGCGGTGGTCACCGACGGCTCGGCGGTGCTCGGCCTGGGCGACATCGGCCCGGCGGCGGCCCTGCCCGTGATGGAAGGCAAGTGCCTCATCTTCAAGTCGTTCGCGGGCGTGGACGCGTTCCCGATCGCGCTGGCCACCAAGGACGTGGACGAGATCGTGCGCACCGTGAAGGCGATCTCCCCGATCTTCGGCGGCATCAACCTGGAGGACATCTCGGCCCCGCGCTGCTTCGAGATCGAGGAGCGCCTGCAGGCCGAGCTGGACATCCCGGTCTTCCACGACGATCAGCACGGCACCGCGGTGGTGACCCTCGCCGCCCTGCTCAACGCGCTCAAGATCGTCAACAAGAAGCTCGACGACGTGAAGATCGTGTTCACCGGGGCGGGGGCCAGCGCGATCGCCACCGCCAAGCTGCTCATGCTGGAGGGCGCGCGCAACATCGTGGCGTGCGACCGGGCGGGGGCGCTGTACCGCGGCCGCAACGAGAACATGAACCCGATGAAGACGTGGTTCGCCGAGCACACCAACGCCGACAACCGCAAGGGCACCGTGCGCGACGCCATGGTGGGCGCCGACGTGTTCATCGGGCTGAGCGGCCCCGGGGTGGTGAAGGTGGACGACCTGGGCGCGATGAACCGCGACGCGATCGTCTTCGCGATGGCCAACCCGACTCCGGAGATCATGCCGGAGGAGGCGGGCAAGTACGTGCGGGTGATGGCCACCGGCCGATCGGACTACCCGAACCAGATCAACAACTCGTGCGGGTTCCCCGGCTTCTTCAAGGGCCTGTTCGACGTGCGGGCCCGCCGGGTCAACGACGAGATGAAGCTGGCCGCGGCCCACGCGCTCGCCGACATCGTCAGCGACAGCGAGCTCTGCGAGGAGTACATCACGCCGTCGATGTTCGACGCCCGGGTGGTGCCGGCGGTCGCCAGCGCGGTGGCCGACACGGCGGTGAAGACCGGCGTGGCGCGCCGGAAGCGGGGCTAG
- a CDS encoding methylated-DNA--[protein]-cysteine S-methyltransferase, which produces MTPTGFALFDTEIGCCGVAWSARGIAGVQLPEGSHLAMRARMLRRFPGARETTPPAEVRQAIEAMGALLRGESSELRAIPLDLDGIAPFEQRVYEVARTIPPGTTLSYGEIARRLGAPGAARDVGQALGRNPFPIVVPCHRVVAAGGKLGGFSARGGATTKRRLLSVERAQGHGALPLFAVSPPEADDRSRR; this is translated from the coding sequence GTGACCCCGACCGGCTTCGCGCTCTTCGACACCGAGATCGGCTGCTGCGGCGTGGCGTGGAGCGCGCGCGGGATCGCGGGGGTGCAGCTCCCCGAGGGCAGCCACCTCGCGATGCGCGCGCGCATGCTCCGGCGCTTCCCCGGCGCGCGCGAGACGACGCCGCCGGCCGAGGTGCGGCAGGCGATCGAGGCGATGGGCGCGCTCCTGCGCGGAGAATCGAGCGAGCTTCGGGCGATCCCGCTCGACCTGGACGGCATCGCTCCGTTCGAGCAGCGCGTGTACGAGGTCGCGCGTACCATCCCGCCCGGCACCACGCTCTCCTACGGGGAGATCGCGCGTCGGCTCGGCGCGCCCGGGGCGGCGCGCGACGTGGGACAGGCGCTCGGGCGCAACCCGTTTCCGATCGTGGTGCCGTGCCACCGGGTGGTGGCCGCCGGCGGCAAGCTGGGCGGCTTCTCGGCGCGGGGCGGCGCGACGACCAAGCGCCGGCTGCTCTCGGTCGAGCGGGCGCAGGGCCACGGAGCCCTGCCGCTCTTCGCGGTCAGCCCTCCCGAAGCAGACGACCGTAGCCGGCGATAG
- a CDS encoding DUF1330 domain-containing protein: protein MAAYVIVDLTVTDQPTMDEYRKQVPATVARYGGRFLVRGGAHQTVEGDWKPNRVVVLEFPSMEQAKRWYDSEEYREPKAMRLRAGRANMIMVEGVS, encoded by the coding sequence ATGGCCGCCTACGTCATCGTGGACCTCACCGTGACCGACCAGCCCACCATGGACGAGTACCGCAAGCAGGTGCCGGCCACGGTGGCCAGGTACGGCGGCCGCTTCCTGGTGCGCGGCGGCGCCCACCAGACCGTCGAAGGCGACTGGAAGCCGAACCGGGTCGTGGTGCTGGAGTTCCCCAGCATGGAGCAGGCGAAGCGCTGGTACGACTCCGAGGAGTACCGCGAGCCGAAGGCGATGCGCCTGCGGGCCGGCCGGGCGAACATGATCATGGTGGAAGGCGTGTCCTGA
- a CDS encoding ClbS/DfsB family four-helix bundle protein: MLRDPIVWLFGLSVALLAAGVLGVFFSTRRDRERERSGTASVTELGTQLIRFHELQAEIKRLHAEGDRVRAERDELQSVLSRLSALLETAPPAGGSRWRRKASRVSQPAILGVSRPVTETTCTGEAPMSDKARLLREADEAFGELRESIDGLSDDEMRGVWLGRWGVREILIHISGWHDEMIAALGRVAKGEEAYPAGAYDDFDAWNARFVEQKTGVKTADVVAELEASHRAFVSAAAAVPERFFAPGAAAVAPFEGAGAGHYREHLAQIRQWRGGAAVA; this comes from the coding sequence GTGCTTCGCGACCCCATCGTCTGGCTGTTCGGGCTCTCGGTGGCTCTCCTGGCCGCCGGCGTGCTCGGCGTGTTCTTCTCGACCCGGCGCGACCGCGAGCGCGAGCGATCCGGGACGGCGTCGGTCACCGAGCTGGGCACGCAGCTCATCCGCTTCCACGAGCTGCAGGCCGAGATCAAGCGGCTCCACGCGGAGGGCGATCGGGTGCGCGCCGAGCGCGATGAGCTGCAGAGCGTGCTGTCGCGGCTGTCCGCGCTGCTGGAGACGGCGCCCCCCGCGGGGGGATCCCGCTGGCGGCGCAAGGCATCGCGCGTTTCACAACCGGCCATCCTCGGGGTCTCAAGGCCAGTAACCGAGACCACCTGCACCGGGGAGGCACCCATGAGCGACAAGGCGAGGCTGCTGCGCGAGGCGGACGAGGCATTCGGGGAGCTGCGCGAGTCGATCGACGGCCTGTCGGACGACGAGATGCGTGGGGTCTGGCTCGGCCGCTGGGGCGTGCGCGAGATCCTGATCCACATCTCCGGCTGGCACGACGAGATGATTGCCGCGCTCGGCCGGGTCGCGAAGGGTGAGGAGGCGTACCCGGCCGGCGCCTACGACGACTTCGACGCGTGGAACGCGCGGTTCGTCGAGCAGAAGACCGGCGTGAAGACGGCCGACGTGGTCGCGGAGCTGGAGGCCTCGCACCGCGCGTTCGTGTCCGCGGCGGCGGCGGTGCCCGAGCGCTTCTTCGCCCCGGGCGCCGCCGCGGTCGCCCCGTTCGAGGGCGCGGGGGCGGGGCACTATCGCGAGCACCTGGCGCAGATCCGTCAGTGGCGCGGCGGGGCGGCGGTCGCGTGA
- a CDS encoding alpha/beta hydrolase yields MTPKQAAKSPLSPRGRGQGEGPQGEGPQGEGRQREGTRAITVWQNRVPLRVHVKGTGPAVVYFHGPWGLTWGPFLDALARRFTVYAPEHPGTAAGEPDAIQHVDNLWDLVLCYDELLADLGLREVRLAGHSFGAMVACEVAALHPARVKRLVLIDPIGLWRDDAPVINWMLLAPTDIPAHVFRDPAHDAAKALFAQPEDPDEAALARTRLSWAMGATGKFIWPIPDKGLKKRIHRVSAPTLLVWGADDRLVPRAYAKEFAGRLADSRLEVVAGAGHAPHLEQPEATARVVQAFLAG; encoded by the coding sequence ATGACCCCGAAGCAGGCCGCCAAATCCCCGCTCTCCCCTCGGGGGAGAGGGCAGGGTGAGGGGCCGCAGGGTGAGGGGCCGCAGGGTGAGGGGCGGCAGCGTGAGGGAACCCGCGCGATCACCGTCTGGCAGAACCGCGTCCCCCTGCGCGTGCACGTGAAGGGCACGGGCCCCGCGGTGGTCTACTTCCACGGCCCCTGGGGCCTCACGTGGGGCCCGTTCCTCGACGCGCTCGCGCGGCGCTTCACCGTCTACGCGCCCGAGCATCCGGGCACCGCCGCCGGCGAGCCCGACGCGATCCAGCACGTGGACAACCTCTGGGATCTCGTCCTCTGCTACGACGAGTTGCTCGCGGACCTGGGGCTGCGCGAGGTGCGCCTGGCCGGCCACTCCTTCGGCGCGATGGTGGCCTGCGAGGTGGCCGCGCTGCATCCGGCGCGGGTGAAGCGCCTCGTGCTCATCGATCCGATCGGGCTCTGGCGTGACGACGCGCCGGTGATCAACTGGATGCTGCTCGCGCCCACCGACATCCCCGCGCACGTCTTCCGCGATCCGGCCCACGACGCCGCGAAGGCGCTCTTCGCTCAGCCCGAGGATCCGGACGAGGCGGCGCTGGCGCGGACGCGGCTGAGCTGGGCGATGGGCGCGACCGGCAAGTTCATCTGGCCGATCCCGGACAAGGGCCTCAAGAAGCGCATCCACCGCGTGAGCGCGCCGACCCTGCTGGTGTGGGGCGCCGACGATCGCCTCGTTCCGCGCGCCTACGCCAAGGAGTTCGCGGGCCGGCTCGCCGACTCGCGCCTCGAGGTGGTGGCGGGCGCCGGTCACGCCCCGCATCTCGAGCAGCCCGAGGCCACCGCGCGCGTGGTGCAGGCGTTCCTCGCGGGCTGA
- a CDS encoding HEAT repeat domain-containing protein: MTAWRNLAAYPASHPARAAAMTTAHGRIRAYLAVASPLTLGIGRDGLISSGKKLEAAQVRAFARALYRRNGALLRIEEGVEPRELESFLALLGDTGPTRDRPLTVEELRAAGISHITLSAIDYAGLVTTTDVGEPSGEGSLWEGLLQALLEDVPLHARGGVAQPREHYSAETIASLFRGAPAPLATGGGPSPGGAGTGGAGPGGPGGSVGPEPAGGESGGGGTGTGGGRGDGSGRGWGSGSGRGAAGATESGRGAGLAGGPGTGGAAGVGGGGLGLAAAQTLARAVGARLAAADPGERGRLNLQIIQLIRTLPAEVREPVLAAALRVLATDDGSTAHLAALAAALPAADVLRGLQRLARDHGQLSSHALRMAQALAETHEGVSDTGFLPEPPADLAEMAALFREEDVDRYNPEDHRALLAQKPTIDLAAIAVELVADPDAFGPDTDSDDAIERRVVITALDMVATSPDVVRPLVLGRLRDIFTRSLQVNRFTQAIGIIHAMRELAADPAQAERREALEEFVATLADAQLLAALVAASRQPGGPPFVQVQTLVLALGASASRGLLEALAAEPERVRRLRLIELAASLGPAIVPETRRLLADPRWYVVRNMVLLLRRVQDRSAMDEIRRCADHSDLRVRLEAIRALFAFDSKVPRDLLARTIHHPDPRLAEAAVLLTGQHGITEATDLLVEILRRWDLLGRRRSMRLKALRALADLGDSAVLPRIAYFFREWPIPIVAREERRAAYRLLGSYDEAARAPYVAQGERSRDAMIRDICRGLRRGATA; encoded by the coding sequence GTGACGGCCTGGCGCAACCTGGCCGCGTACCCGGCGAGTCACCCCGCCCGCGCCGCCGCGATGACCACCGCGCACGGCCGCATCCGCGCGTATCTGGCGGTGGCCAGCCCGCTCACCCTGGGCATCGGCCGCGACGGGCTCATCAGCAGCGGCAAGAAGCTCGAGGCCGCGCAGGTACGGGCGTTCGCGCGCGCCCTCTATCGCCGCAACGGCGCCCTGCTGCGGATCGAGGAGGGGGTCGAGCCCCGCGAGCTGGAGAGCTTCCTGGCCCTGCTGGGCGACACCGGCCCCACGCGCGATCGGCCGCTCACCGTCGAGGAGCTGCGCGCGGCCGGCATCAGCCATATCACGCTCTCGGCCATCGACTACGCGGGGCTCGTCACCACCACCGACGTGGGCGAGCCCTCGGGCGAGGGCTCACTCTGGGAGGGGCTGCTCCAGGCCCTGCTCGAAGACGTGCCGCTCCACGCGCGCGGCGGCGTGGCGCAGCCGCGCGAGCACTACTCGGCCGAGACCATCGCCTCGCTGTTCCGCGGCGCTCCCGCTCCGCTCGCCACCGGAGGCGGCCCGAGCCCGGGCGGCGCCGGCACCGGCGGCGCCGGCCCGGGCGGACCCGGCGGCAGCGTCGGCCCGGAGCCGGCTGGCGGTGAGTCCGGAGGCGGCGGCACCGGGACGGGCGGCGGCCGCGGCGACGGCTCGGGCCGCGGCTGGGGCAGCGGATCGGGGCGCGGAGCCGCCGGGGCGACGGAATCCGGCCGAGGCGCCGGCCTCGCCGGAGGCCCCGGAACCGGCGGCGCGGCGGGAGTCGGCGGCGGGGGGCTGGGCCTCGCCGCCGCGCAGACCCTCGCCCGCGCGGTCGGCGCGCGGCTGGCCGCCGCCGATCCCGGCGAGCGGGGCCGGCTCAATCTGCAGATCATCCAGCTCATCCGCACGCTGCCCGCCGAGGTGCGCGAGCCGGTGCTGGCCGCCGCGCTGCGCGTGCTCGCCACCGACGACGGGTCGACCGCGCATCTGGCCGCGCTGGCGGCCGCGCTGCCGGCGGCCGACGTGCTCCGCGGCCTGCAGCGGCTGGCGCGCGACCACGGCCAGCTCTCGTCGCACGCGCTCCGGATGGCCCAGGCCCTCGCCGAGACCCACGAGGGCGTCTCCGACACGGGGTTCCTGCCCGAGCCCCCCGCCGATCTCGCGGAGATGGCCGCGCTGTTCCGCGAAGAGGACGTCGATCGCTACAACCCCGAGGACCACCGCGCCCTGCTGGCCCAGAAGCCCACCATCGATCTCGCCGCCATCGCGGTGGAGCTGGTCGCCGATCCCGACGCCTTCGGGCCCGACACCGACAGCGACGACGCGATCGAGCGGCGCGTGGTGATCACCGCGCTCGACATGGTCGCGACGTCGCCGGACGTGGTGCGCCCGCTGGTCCTGGGGCGGCTGCGCGACATCTTCACCCGCTCGCTGCAGGTCAACCGCTTCACCCAGGCCATCGGCATCATCCACGCGATGCGGGAGCTGGCCGCGGACCCCGCGCAGGCGGAGCGGCGAGAGGCGCTCGAGGAATTCGTGGCCACCCTCGCCGACGCCCAGCTGCTGGCCGCGCTCGTGGCCGCGAGCCGTCAGCCGGGCGGGCCGCCCTTCGTGCAGGTGCAGACCCTGGTGCTCGCCCTCGGCGCCTCCGCCTCGCGCGGCCTGCTCGAGGCGCTGGCCGCCGAGCCGGAGCGGGTGCGGCGGCTGCGGCTCATCGAGCTGGCCGCCTCGCTCGGGCCCGCCATCGTGCCGGAGACGCGGCGGCTGCTCGCCGACCCGCGCTGGTACGTGGTGCGCAACATGGTCTTGCTGCTCCGGCGGGTGCAAGACCGGTCGGCCATGGACGAGATCCGCCGCTGCGCCGACCATTCGGATCTGCGCGTTCGGCTCGAGGCCATCCGCGCCCTCTTCGCGTTCGATTCCAAGGTGCCGCGAGACCTGCTCGCGCGCACGATCCACCATCCGGATCCGCGGCTCGCCGAGGCCGCGGTGCTGCTCACCGGCCAGCACGGCATCACCGAGGCCACCGACCTGCTCGTGGAGATCCTGCGCCGGTGGGACCTGCTCGGCCGTCGGCGGTCCATGCGCCTCAAGGCCCTCCGCGCGCTGGCCGATCTCGGCGACTCCGCGGTGCTCCCGCGCATCGCGTACTTCTTCCGCGAGTGGCCGATCCCGATCGTGGCGCGGGAGGAGCGGCGCGCCGCCTATCGTCTCCTCGGCTCGTACGACGAGGCCGCGCGGGCGCCGTACGTGGCGCAGGGAGAGCGGTCCCGCGACGCGATGATCCGGGACATCTGCCGCGGCCTCCGCAGAGGGGCGACGGCATGA
- a CDS encoding HAD-IIB family hydrolase — protein MRYHILAADYDGTLARDGRVDEPTLAALQRLGETGRKLVLVTGRQLDDLLAVFPGASLFTRIVAENGAVLYHPDARETRDLAAPVPAALVDTLRGAGVTPLAAGRVIVSTWQPWDTTVLEAIRTLGLELQVIFNKGAVMVLPSGVNKASGLLAALDELKISPHNCVGIGDAENDHAFLGVCECAVAVSNALPMLKEKADWVTAADHGAGVVEIVDHLVRDDLAELESRLIRRAIPLGTTAEGAAVSVRPQGDSVLIAGPSGSGKSTLTSAMMEPLMAAGYQICVVDPEGDYASLPGAIVLGDQERAPSPPEILDVLDAPARHAVVNLLGVPLKDRPAFFDALLPRLQEQRARVGRPHWLVIDEAHHLLPPTWNPASLTLPRALTGVILITVHPEHVAAAVLESVRVVVGVGGSGADAIRGFCAATDRPAPRWDPAPLGAGEALFWPPHGEAAPLVFRATAPRAERQRHVRKYAEGELGPDRSFYFRGPRDRLNLRAQNLGLFVQIAEGVDDETWLHHLRRGDYSRWFQDAIKNDDLAREVAAIEATADASAVDSRARIRAAIDQRYTLPA, from the coding sequence ATGCGCTATCACATACTGGCCGCGGACTACGACGGGACCCTGGCTCGCGACGGCCGCGTCGACGAGCCCACGCTGGCCGCCCTGCAACGGCTGGGCGAGACCGGGCGCAAGCTCGTGCTCGTCACCGGACGGCAGCTCGACGATCTGCTCGCGGTGTTCCCGGGCGCGTCGCTCTTCACGCGAATCGTCGCCGAGAACGGCGCGGTGCTGTATCACCCGGACGCGCGCGAGACGCGCGATCTGGCTGCGCCGGTGCCGGCCGCGCTGGTGGACACCCTGCGCGGCGCGGGGGTCACGCCGCTGGCCGCCGGCCGGGTGATCGTGTCGACCTGGCAGCCGTGGGACACCACCGTGCTCGAGGCCATCCGCACCCTCGGCCTCGAGCTGCAGGTCATCTTCAACAAGGGCGCGGTGATGGTGCTGCCCTCGGGCGTCAACAAGGCGAGCGGGCTCCTCGCCGCGCTCGACGAGCTGAAGATCTCGCCGCACAACTGCGTCGGCATCGGCGACGCCGAGAACGACCACGCGTTCCTCGGCGTGTGCGAGTGCGCGGTCGCGGTTTCCAACGCCCTGCCGATGCTGAAGGAGAAGGCGGACTGGGTGACCGCGGCCGATCACGGCGCCGGCGTCGTCGAGATCGTCGACCACCTGGTCCGCGACGATCTCGCGGAGCTGGAGTCGCGGCTGATCCGCCGCGCGATCCCGCTCGGCACGACCGCGGAGGGCGCCGCCGTCTCCGTCCGGCCCCAGGGCGACAGCGTGCTGATCGCGGGGCCGTCGGGCAGCGGCAAGTCCACGCTGACCAGCGCCATGATGGAGCCGCTGATGGCGGCCGGCTACCAGATCTGCGTCGTCGATCCCGAGGGCGACTACGCCTCGCTGCCCGGCGCGATCGTCCTCGGCGATCAGGAGCGTGCGCCGAGCCCGCCGGAGATCCTCGACGTCCTGGACGCGCCGGCCCGCCATGCGGTGGTGAACCTGCTGGGCGTGCCGCTCAAGGACCGGCCCGCGTTCTTCGACGCGCTGCTGCCGCGCCTGCAGGAGCAGCGGGCGCGCGTGGGGCGGCCGCACTGGCTGGTGATCGACGAGGCCCATCACCTGCTGCCGCCGACCTGGAATCCGGCCTCGCTGACGCTGCCCCGGGCGCTCACCGGGGTCATCCTGATCACCGTGCACCCCGAGCACGTCGCGGCCGCCGTGCTCGAGAGCGTGCGCGTGGTGGTCGGGGTCGGCGGCTCGGGCGCCGACGCGATCCGGGGCTTCTGCGCGGCGACCGACCGCCCGGCGCCGCGCTGGGACCCGGCGCCGCTCGGCGCCGGCGAGGCGCTCTTCTGGCCGCCGCACGGTGAGGCGGCGCCGCTGGTCTTCCGGGCCACGGCGCCGCGGGCCGAGCGCCAGCGTCACGTCCGCAAGTACGCCGAGGGCGAGCTGGGACCCGACCGGAGCTTCTACTTCCGCGGCCCTCGGGACCGACTCAACCTCCGGGCCCAGAACCTGGGCCTCTTCGTCCAGATCGCCGAGGGGGTGGACGACGAGACCTGGCTCCACCATCTGCGCCGGGGCGACTACTCGCGCTGGTTCCAGGACGCCATCAAGAACGACGACCTCGCCCGCGAGGTGGCCGCCATCGAGGCGACGGCGGACGCCTCGGCGGTGGACAGTCGCGCCCGCATCCGCGCCGCCATCGATCAGCGCTACACGCTTCCCGCCTGA
- a CDS encoding PspC domain-containing protein: protein MPLQRSRKNKMIGGVCGGIAEWLGWDPTIVRILYAVVSVVSVAFPGILAYLVLWIIMPKAPRETSG, encoded by the coding sequence ATGCCGCTCCAGCGCTCGCGGAAGAACAAGATGATCGGGGGCGTCTGCGGGGGCATCGCGGAGTGGCTGGGCTGGGATCCGACGATCGTGCGGATCCTCTACGCGGTCGTCTCGGTGGTCTCGGTGGCGTTCCCCGGCATCCTCGCCTACCTCGTGCTGTGGATCATCATGCCCAAGGCGCCGCGAGAGACGAGCGGGTGA
- a CDS encoding LLM class flavin-dependent oxidoreductase, which produces MKVSAFHLMPHRELPPDFERRHPSVWVTPPWWELADARRVGQYYNWTLDELLHAARAGFDGVCTNEHHQNAYGFMPSPNLMGSVLAKQTNGLDVAIVQMGMTLPTTSPPIRVAEEYGMLDCISGGRLVAGLPLGSPMDVNLAYGITPMEHRERYREAFELVLKAWQAKEIFAWNGKYFQLGQVNLWPRPIQEPHPPVWVPGSGSISTFDFATDHNVCYCFLSYAGARAASAMMDGYWEVVDKKGLERNPYRAGFLQLVAVSPTDAQAEADYARHVEYFYHKCLHVPAQWFAPPGNQDYRSLLAANRNPVRRAEDPKTLRYKDFVDKGYVIAGSPATVKERLIEEVIKRLHVGNLMILVQIGSMPHELTLQNIDLFARDVLPHLREIWDDKGWENHWWPQSLRASRAPVGAAR; this is translated from the coding sequence ATGAAAGTCAGCGCGTTCCATCTGATGCCCCACCGAGAGCTGCCGCCGGACTTCGAGCGGCGTCACCCGAGCGTGTGGGTCACCCCGCCCTGGTGGGAGCTGGCCGACGCCCGGCGCGTGGGCCAGTACTACAACTGGACGCTCGACGAGCTGCTGCACGCTGCCCGCGCCGGCTTCGACGGCGTGTGCACCAACGAGCATCACCAGAACGCCTACGGCTTCATGCCGAGTCCCAATCTCATGGGCAGCGTGCTGGCCAAGCAGACCAACGGGCTCGACGTGGCCATCGTGCAGATGGGCATGACGCTGCCGACCACCTCGCCGCCGATCCGCGTGGCCGAGGAGTACGGCATGCTCGACTGCATCAGCGGCGGCCGCCTGGTCGCCGGGCTGCCGCTCGGCAGCCCCATGGACGTCAACCTCGCCTACGGCATCACCCCGATGGAGCACCGGGAGCGCTACCGCGAGGCGTTCGAGCTGGTGCTCAAGGCCTGGCAGGCGAAGGAGATCTTCGCGTGGAACGGGAAGTACTTCCAGCTCGGCCAGGTGAACCTCTGGCCGCGGCCGATCCAGGAGCCGCATCCGCCGGTGTGGGTGCCCGGCTCGGGCAGCATCAGCACCTTCGATTTCGCGACCGATCATAACGTCTGCTACTGCTTCCTCTCCTACGCGGGCGCGCGCGCGGCCAGCGCGATGATGGACGGCTACTGGGAGGTGGTGGACAAGAAGGGGCTCGAGCGCAATCCGTACCGGGCGGGCTTCCTGCAGCTGGTCGCGGTGTCTCCGACCGACGCGCAGGCGGAAGCCGACTACGCGCGGCACGTCGAGTACTTCTATCACAAGTGCCTGCACGTGCCCGCGCAGTGGTTCGCCCCGCCGGGCAACCAGGACTACCGGAGCCTGCTCGCGGCCAACCGCAACCCGGTGCGCCGCGCCGAGGATCCCAAGACGCTCCGCTACAAGGACTTCGTGGACAAGGGCTACGTCATCGCGGGCAGCCCGGCCACCGTGAAGGAGCGGCTGATCGAGGAGGTGATCAAGCGCCTCCACGTCGGCAACCTGATGATCCTGGTGCAGATCGGCTCGATGCCGCACGAGCTGACCCTGCAGAACATCGACCTGTTCGCGCGCGATGTCCTGCCGCACCTGCGCGAGATCTGGGACGACAAGGGCTGGGAGAACCACTGGTGGCCCCAGAGCCTGCGAGCGAGTCGTGCGCCCGTCGGCGCCGCCCGATGA